aataaacTATAATTACTGTGATTGCAAATAGCAGGCACGCGTTAGTaaaattgacatatatataaatgacgtgatacttattttataaaaacatataaaaaaagaatttctacctaaaaattatctgattgttattattgatatatgtagACGTAAAACATTGATGTTTATAtcatttatcgatattatagTTAACGTGATTAGATAAACagctaataaaatttatgaatatctTCAATACACTTCGATAGTCTTTTCTATTAGACacaagtaaataaatacaaaattagtTAACTTACAGCACCAAATGTCCTGAGCGAGAGATCCATAAACTTTCCAGCTGAGATCTTGGTCGGCGCGTTAGACACAATCATCAGCAATACGACGCTACGCACGTTTCTGTCCGGAAGACGATACCATTCAAGTTCACAGGATGCAATGGCTACCTTTTCCGCCTGTCGTTGAATTTATCACGTAGCAATAGCAACAAATTTCTTTCCATTAATTTTCACTCGCTTATTTCAAGGATTTGCAATATATTCCCTGTGTTTCTTTCACGATATACTCATAAAGATATTCATGAAACTTATTTTAGCACGTAACAGTGACTCTTACAggagtaaaattaaatgcaactttaattgtacattatttgaaaatcaattattctataattatagAGAGTTGTGTTATTGCTAATTTCATTGCTTTAAAAATcgaatatgttaatatttatgagGCGTACCTGGCTGCTAAGCTGTTCACCGGTATAGCAAAATAGAAATACGtgtattattatgtttacaaCGCTTACTACATAAGTGCATGAAGctgttatattcttattttgccagtcctataaatataaatatttttggtaaatatattattattattactgatTAACTGTAAAATCTCTGAAATGACTTTCGATTTTTCAACGATATGTGCATCATCATGAGAGTttgaaattcaaataaaaattctaaatcaTGAATAATTATCGAAGCTTTgattatttctgttttttttataggccaaaaatttaatttattcaactcattaaaattaattgaccaagtTTACGAACCACTAACATAAAATACACTAAAAGGCAGATGACTATCGTGTTCACCAGGATTTCCAACAGACATATTTCCTGTAAGGTATGCTGCACCAATTGTAAAAAACTGAAATGCAATTACTGATGATAAAACAATTAACGTTACCTGGATtagtagataaaaaaataaatatcattaatgtGAGCAAATAGAAAGTTAATCATTTTCACCGAGCAACAttgttaaaaagtattattattaataaacacatattgattttatgagtttattaataattatttttattatccgAGTGTTAAAACCATGAACACGAATAACGATTGCCAGTTGCGAACTTACTTGCGCACTCTTACTTGATGCTCGACTATTTCAGCTAGTTTCTCATCCACTTCACGCTCCTCTCGCCATTGTTCCTGTACGAGACTTCTCATCAAGTTGATCAGAATTTTCAGCTGGCCGCAAGCGTGCACCACGAAAATCGCCGTGACACCACATGCACCTGTCACTACCGAGACTGTAATGAATCCTGTTAGAAACTGGATTACAAAGACCGTTTCGTAAACGGGGCTGACTTGCAtgtcgagggaaaaaaaataaccgAAACAGGCGAAATGTCTCAGCGTGACATTCTGATCGGTGACAATCTTTCTCTGGGACAATGGCAGAATTGTTCGAAAGGTAATGAAGCCGCTGTACATGAAAACAGCGCAGATGGTAACCAGGCGTTTTCCTGTCCTCGCGGATTTTAGCATAATGTCCCGCGCGTCCGCGCTGAAAACGTTCTCCCAATCCTCCTCGATATGCTTCAAGCAACGCCTGAGCTGATCGTAGCGAAATATGAAGATGCCGTATGAAGATGCGGACAATAAATCGTAGAGGAGAAGAGGGATTATTTGCAGTCGAATGCGCGTCGTTTCCGCTAGCACCCAGTAAAGGATAACAGTTAGAAGATCACTGGAGAAGAGAATGTAGGATATACAGATTAGCAGGAGATTGTACGTCTTCGGGTATACAGATTTTTCTTTACTGATGGAGGGCCAGACACCGAGCGCGAGCAAAATATTGCGAGTCAGTTGCGTGATGTACAAAATGTCATTCTGATAATGCTCGTTTCGCGGCATTTCTACGTGAACTTGGACGAATGTCCTGCGGATACTCCCGAGCTCTATCCGTCTACGTGTACTTAATGCGAGACCTGAACGCGAACTGAATCGTTACCGCGATTGTCGAAGGGCAATACCGCGAAGTCAACTCGTCGCTCGCGCATGTGTTTGCgcattttaagaatttaaacgTGTTTCGTCGCATGAGAGAAGAGAACAAAAGTTGAAAAGTTTATAAAGGGAGTCCTTTATCGGGGAAGGGGGGGGCGAGATTGCTTTCCATGAAATGTATTCTTATCCGCTTACGTGCGTTGACTTTTACAGCGACTAGGAAAATCATTACATTTAACTTTCTTCCTTTCTGAATTCTAACTTGCAATCATAATGTTGACTGTGTAGCTAACAATTTGATGATATCCTGCGAGAGCTCGTTTTAACTACGTAAATATGCATGTCGATAGTCACAGCAAGattgctattatttttataaagccacttacttgaattaaataatcgaATAATAGATTCTGCCAAGTAtcttattttgtttcaaagaGAGAAGACacgcaattaaatatttgataaataaatatattataatatttatgagaaACTTCATTATTATGCACAGCACATTCTCCGTGAGACTcgcgttattatttaatagttgTTCTTACTGCACGTTCTAATACTTGAATGAttaacaaattacatattttatttgataaacattatatCGTTGTTTAATCGGCAACTGTgcgaaatatattgaaatacacAACTGCTGATTTGATCacctaaataattaataaatatttattattaaagaataatttttttaaatcagacACAGTAATATGTATCATACGAAATCAATCATGTTTCAGACGTCgcaatgttaaatataatatatatttcgcttACATCGCCAAATGTATTTAAGGAAAGGACAATAAATTTTCCCGCCGTACTCTTTGACGGAATATgcgatacaattattattagcaCCATATCACGCGTTCCCTTCGCTGGAAGACGATACCATTCTAGCATATTTGTTTTCCAAGCTACTTGGTCCGCCTAATAAATGTGTACAGAATTGCTTTCACTTATGTAAGGTTTCATTTCTATATGTTTAGAAACGCGATTGGAACGACAggacattaatataatagaagtGTAATgcaataaagttaaataaacataCAGAATAAACTTACTGTAGCTGTAATATATTCGCCGATATAgcagagaagaaaaatattttatgttgtaatttGCGTCATGAATCACGACTGATGATCGAAGAAAAGAGTTGATCGCAAGTTAAACTCACAACGGAAACTCTCCTGCGTTTGCATAAAGAATTCAAGCGTTGCGTGGAAAACAGAGACTACAGCGATAAAGTTCGCGAGGAAAGTTGCTTGTCAAAAGGGATGATTATTTTCCAAGGAAAGTATTCTTATCCATTTGTCAATCTTTGTAGCAACTAGGGAAACAATCATGTTTACCTTTGGAATCTTAATTCCTACATATGATGGCAGTATAATGCCAGTCAGGAAGCAATAGCTTTTTTTGTCATGTGCTGAATGTCGGATTATacatatcaattaataattttttaatcttgctgtaaaaataatataacatttattcttaataaaagcATTTAATAGAGACATTAAAGTATAAACcgttcaataaaatataattaaatatacatgttaaaataacattttgcattacatatatatggcATTAAGATTTTGTATTTGATTCATGTACACATTTAATTCACACAATATGATATGATGAGTATATCATATACAGTTTACGTTGTAATTCAActattagaatttaaatatttattcgactACACTTCGGAGCATATTAAAATACGCTCCAGCTGTTTTCATGACCTAAAACATGTCCAATTGTTTTCAACTCGATGACATATTTCCAATAAACTATAATTACTGTGATTGCAAATAGCAGGCACGCGTTAGTaaaattgacatatatataaatgacgtaatacttattttataaaaacatataaaaaaaggatttctacctaaaaattatctgattgttaatattgatatatgtagatgtaaaacatttatgtttatatcaTTCATCGCTACTATAGCGATACTAACGCGATTAGATAAACggctaataaaatttatgaatatctTCAATACAATACACTTCGATAGTCTTTTGTAGTAGACACAAGTAAATCAATACAAAATTAGTTAACTTACAGCACCAAATGTCCTGAGCGAGAGATCCATGAACTTTCCAGCAGAGATCTTGGTCGGCGCGTTAGACACAATCATCAGCAATACGACGCTACGCACGTTTCTGTCCGGAAGACGATACCATTCAAGTTCACAGGATGCAATGGCTACCTTTTCCGCCTGTCGTTGAATTTATCACGTAGCAATAGCAACAAATTTCtttccattaattttcattCGTTTATTTCAAGGATTTGCAACATATTCCCTGTGTTTCTTTCACGATATACTCATAAAGATACTCATGAAACTTATTTTAGCACGCAACAGTGACTCTTACAggagtaaaattaaatgcaactttaattgtacattatttgaaaatcaattattctataattatagAGCGTTGTGTTATTGCTAATTTCATTGCTTTAAAAATcgaatatgttaatatttatttatgaggCGTACCTGGCTGCTAAGCTGTTCACCGGTATagcaaaatagaaatatgtgtattacTATGTTTGCAACGCTTACTACATAAGTGCATAAAGttgttatattcttattttgccagtcctataaatataaatatttttggtaattataatataattattactgatTAACTGTAAAATCTCTGAAATGACTTTCGATTTTTCAACGATATGTGCATTATCCATAAGAGTttgaaattcaaataaaaattctaaatcaTGAATAATTATCGAAGCTTtgattttttctgttttttttataggccaaaaatttaatttattcaactcattaaaattaattgaccaagtTTACGAACCACTAACATAAAATACACTAAAAGGCAAATGGCTATCGTGTTCACCAGGATTTCCATCAGATATATTTCCTGTAAGGTATGCTGCACCAATCGTAAAAAACTGAAATGCAATTACTGATGATAACAATTAACGTTACCTGAATtaataggtaaaaaaaataaatgtcattaatgggagcaaataaaaagttaattattttcaccgAGAAACAttgttaaaaagtattattattaataaacacatATCGATTTTAtgagtttatttaataattatttttattattcgagTGTTAAAACTATGAACACGAATAACGATTGCCAGTTGCGAACTTACTTGCGCACTCTTACTTGATGCTCGACTATTTCAGCTAGTTTCTCATCCACTTCACGCTCCTCTCGCCACTGTTCCTGCACGAGACTTCTCATCAAGTTGATCAGAATTTTCAGCTGGCCGCAAGCATGCACCACGAAAATCGCCGTTAGGCCACATGCACCTGTCACGACCGAGACTGTAATGAATCCTGTTAGAAACTGGATTACAAAGACCGTTTCGTAAACGGGGCTGACTTGCACGtcgagggaaaaaaaataaccgGGACAGGCGAAATGTCTCAGCGTGACATTCTGATCGGTGACGATCTTTCCCTGGGACAATGGCAGAATTGTTCGAAAGGTAATGACGCCGCTGTACATGAAAACACCGCAGATGGTAACCAAGCGTTTTCCTGTCCTCGCGGATTTTAGCATAATGTCCCGCGCGTCCGCGCTAAAAACGTTCTCCCAATCCTCCTCGATATGCTTCAAGCAACGCCTGAGCTGATCGTAGCGAAATATAAAGATGCCGTATGAAGATGCGGACATTAAATCGTAGAGGAGAAGAGGGATTATTTGCAGTCGAATGCGCGTCGTTTCCTCTAGCACCCAGTAAAGGATACCGGGTATAAGGTCGCTGGAGAAGAGAATGTAGGATATACAGATTAGCAGGAGATTGTGCGTCTTCGGGTATACAGATTTTTCTTTACTGACAGAGGGCCAGACACCGAGCGCGAGCAAAATATTGCGAGTCGGTTGCGTGATGTACAAAATGTCATTCTGATAATGCACGTTTTGCGGCATTTCTAAGTGAACTTGGCCGAATGTCCTGCG
The window above is part of the Temnothorax longispinosus isolate EJ_2023e chromosome 8, Tlon_JGU_v1, whole genome shotgun sequence genome. Proteins encoded here:
- the LOC139817256 gene encoding odorant receptor 4-like isoform X2; protein product: MPQNVHYQNDILYITQPTRNILLALGVWPSVSKEKSVYPKTHNLLLICISYILFSSDLIPGILYWVLEETTRIRLQIIPLLLYDLMSASSYGIFIFRYDQLRRCLKHIEEDWENVFSADARDIMLKSARTGKRLVTICGVFMYSGVITFRTILPLSQGKIVTDQNVTLRHFACPGYFFSLDVQVSPVYETVFVIQFLTGFITVSVVTGACGLTAIFVVHACGQLKILINLMRSLVQEQWREEREVDEKLAEIVEHQVRVRNFLRLVQHTLQEIYLMEILVNTIAICLLVYFMLVDWQNKNITTLCTYVVSVANIVIHIFLFCYTGEQLSSQAEKVAIASCELEWYRLPDRNVRSVVLLMIVSNAPTKISAGKFMDLSLRTFGAQD
- the LOC139817256 gene encoding uncharacterized protein isoform X3, with product MPQNVHYQNDILYITQPTRNILLALGVWPSVSKEKSVYPKTHNLLLICISYILFSSDLIPGILYWVLEETTRIRLQIIPLLLYDLMSASSYGIFIFRYDQLRRCLKHIEEDWENVFSADARDIMLKSARTGKRLVTICGVFMYSGVITFRTILPLSQGKIVTDQNVTLRHFACPGYFFSLDVQVSPVYETVFVIQFLTGFITVSVVTGACGLTAIFVVHACGQLKILINLMRSLVQEQWREEREVDEKLAEIVEHQVRVRNFLRLVQHTLQEIYLMEILVNTIAICLLVYFMLVDWQNKNITTLCTYVVSVANIVIHIFLFCYTGEQLSSQKRA
- the LOC139817257 gene encoding odorant receptor 4-like isoform X1 gives rise to the protein MPRNEHYQNDILYITQLTRNILLALGVWPSISKEKSVYPKTYNLLLICISYILFSSDLLTVILYWVLAETTRIRLQIIPLLLYDLLSASSYGIFIFRYDQLRRCLKHIEEDWENVFSADARDIMLKSARTGKRLVTICAVFMYSGFITFRTILPLSQRKIVTDQNVTLRHFACFGYFFSLDMQVSPVYETVFVIQFLTGFITVSVVTGACGVTAIFVVHACGQLKILINLMRSLVQEQWREEREVDEKLAEIVEHQVRVRNFLQLVQHTLQEICLLEILVNTIVICLLVYFMLVDWQNKNITASCTYVVSVVNIIIHVFLFCYTGEQLSSQAEKVAIASCELEWYRLPDRNVRSVVLLMIVSNAPTKISAGKFMDLSLRTFGAVMKTAGAYFNMLRNLIE
- the LOC139817257 gene encoding uncharacterized protein isoform X2, translating into MPRNEHYQNDILYITQLTRNILLALGVWPSISKEKSVYPKTYNLLLICISYILFSSDLLTVILYWVLAETTRIRLQIIPLLLYDLLSASSYGIFIFRYDQLRRCLKHIEEDWENVFSADARDIMLKSARTGKRLVTICAVFMYSGFITFRTILPLSQRKIVTDQNVTLRHFACFGYFFSLDMQVSPVYETVFVIQFLTGFITVSVVTGACGVTAIFVVHACGQLKILINLMRSLVQEQWREEREVDEKLAEIVEHQVRVRNFLQLVQHTLQEICLLEILVNTIVICLLVYFMLVDWQNKNITASCTYVVSVVNIIIHVFLFCYTGEQLSSQKRA
- the LOC139817256 gene encoding odorant receptor 4-like isoform X1, whose amino-acid sequence is MPQNVHYQNDILYITQPTRNILLALGVWPSVSKEKSVYPKTHNLLLICISYILFSSDLIPGILYWVLEETTRIRLQIIPLLLYDLMSASSYGIFIFRYDQLRRCLKHIEEDWENVFSADARDIMLKSARTGKRLVTICGVFMYSGVITFRTILPLSQGKIVTDQNVTLRHFACPGYFFSLDVQVSPVYETVFVIQFLTGFITVSVVTGACGLTAIFVVHACGQLKILINLMRSLVQEQWREEREVDEKLAEIVEHQVRVRNFLRLVQHTLQEIYLMEILVNTIAICLLVYFMLVDWQNKNITTLCTYVVSVANIVIHIFLFCYTGEQLSSQAEKVAIASCELEWYRLPDRNVRSVVLLMIVSNAPTKISAGKFMDLSLRTFGAVMKTAGAYFNMLRSVVE
- the LOC139817257 gene encoding uncharacterized protein isoform X3: MPRNEHYQNDILYITQLTRNILLALGVWPSISKEKSVYPKTYNLLLICISYILFSSDLLTVILYWVLAETTRIRLQIIPLLLYDLLSASSYGIFIFRYDQLRRCLKHIEEDWENVFSADARDIMLKSARTGKRLVTICAVFMYSGFITFRTILPLSQRKIVTDQNVTLRHFACFGYFFSLDMQVSPVYETVFVIQFLTGFITVSVVTGACGVTAIFVVHACGQLKILINLMRSLVQEQWREEREVDEKLAEIVEHQVRVRNFLQLVQHTLQEICLLEILVNTIVICLLVYFMLVDWQNKNITASCTYVVSVVNIIIHVFLFCYTGEQLSSQNN